The proteins below come from a single Streptomyces sp. M92 genomic window:
- a CDS encoding cytochrome P450: MNAHDTAPVPPPGCPAHGSGARVPLHGPEFAAHPQAYYEYLRHYGAAAPVELAPGVEATLVTDYAAALQLLQDSGSFRKDARRWRAFNEGKVGPDSPVAPLLAYRPNCMFADGADHIRLRQAVTDSMARVDTRRLSRSTEQISGYLISQFGSRGSADLLGDYAKQLPLFVFNELFGCPAGIGDRVLFGISGMFDGVNAEKATAVLFQAVEELVALKRNKPGEDVTSWLMRHEARLSDEEMVHQLALLLGAGAEPLRNLIGNTLHRLLTHERYAREGGLIDEALDDTLWENPPMSNYAPHYPAADTELAGQQLQAGDLVLVSFAAANTGPALEAARQAGSNRAHLAWSAGPHACPSKEPARHITVTAIEHLFNELPDVGLAVPEDSLTWRPGPFNRALATLPARFTPVRSGRAEDARPGAVTAQRQISESSARPAERGGMWSQFLNWLTR; this comes from the coding sequence ATGAACGCCCACGACACCGCCCCGGTGCCGCCCCCGGGGTGCCCGGCGCACGGCTCCGGCGCCCGAGTGCCCCTGCACGGCCCGGAGTTCGCCGCCCACCCTCAGGCGTACTACGAGTACCTGCGCCACTACGGGGCCGCCGCGCCCGTCGAACTGGCCCCGGGCGTCGAGGCCACGCTGGTCACCGACTACGCGGCGGCGCTTCAGCTGCTGCAGGACTCCGGCTCCTTCCGCAAGGACGCGCGCCGCTGGCGGGCCTTCAACGAGGGCAAGGTCGGCCCGGACAGCCCGGTCGCCCCGCTGCTCGCCTACCGGCCCAACTGCATGTTCGCTGACGGCGCCGACCACATCCGGCTGCGGCAGGCGGTCACCGACAGCATGGCGCGGGTGGACACCCGGCGGCTCAGCCGCAGCACCGAGCAGATCTCCGGCTATCTCATCTCGCAGTTCGGCTCCCGCGGCTCCGCGGACCTGCTCGGCGACTACGCCAAGCAGCTCCCGCTGTTCGTGTTCAACGAACTCTTCGGCTGCCCCGCCGGCATCGGTGACCGGGTGCTGTTCGGCATCTCCGGCATGTTCGACGGCGTCAACGCCGAGAAGGCCACCGCCGTGCTGTTCCAGGCGGTGGAGGAGCTCGTCGCGCTCAAGCGGAACAAGCCCGGCGAGGACGTCACCTCCTGGCTGATGCGGCACGAGGCGCGGCTCAGCGACGAGGAGATGGTCCATCAGCTCGCGCTGCTGCTGGGCGCGGGCGCCGAGCCGCTGCGCAACCTCATCGGCAACACCCTGCACCGGCTCCTCACCCACGAGCGGTACGCGCGCGAGGGCGGCCTGATCGACGAGGCCCTCGACGACACCCTGTGGGAGAACCCGCCGATGTCGAACTACGCGCCGCACTACCCGGCCGCCGACACGGAACTCGCCGGCCAGCAGCTCCAGGCGGGCGACCTGGTCCTGGTCAGCTTCGCGGCCGCCAACACCGGGCCGGCCCTCGAGGCCGCGCGCCAGGCCGGCAGCAACCGTGCCCACCTGGCCTGGAGTGCGGGCCCGCACGCCTGCCCGTCCAAGGAACCGGCCCGCCACATCACGGTCACCGCCATCGAGCACCTGTTCAACGAGCTGCCGGACGTCGGGCTCGCCGTGCCCGAGGACAGCCTGACGTGGCGTCCGGGCCCCTTCAACCGGGCCCTCGCCACCCTGCCCGCCCGCTTCACCCCGGTGCGCTCGGGCCGGGCCGAGGACGCGCGGCCGGGCGCCGTGACCGCCCAGCGGCAGATCTCGGAGAGCTCCGCCCGTCCGGCCGAACGCGGAGGCATGTGGAGCCAGTTCCTCAACTGGCTCACCAGGTGA
- a CDS encoding GTP-binding protein, translated as MGSAPSLDERDYVRGGATQTAVKILVVGHFAVGKTTLIGSISEIEPLSTEETMTQAAESVDDLKGVQGKTTTTVAMDFGRLTISDRVVLYLFGTPGQQRFVQMWEDMARGALGALVLVDPERLADSFPVIDLIEHYGLDYAIAVNHFDGAPPRDERALREALDLLDDTPVVTCDARDEKSSAAALTTLVRYLLDRTR; from the coding sequence ATGGGCTCCGCGCCAAGTTTGGATGAGCGGGACTACGTGCGGGGCGGGGCGACCCAGACCGCGGTGAAGATCCTCGTCGTCGGTCACTTCGCGGTGGGCAAGACCACCCTCATCGGCTCCATCTCCGAGATCGAGCCGCTGTCCACCGAGGAGACGATGACGCAGGCCGCCGAGTCGGTCGACGACCTCAAGGGGGTCCAGGGCAAGACCACGACCACGGTCGCCATGGACTTCGGGCGGCTGACCATCAGCGACCGCGTCGTGCTCTACCTGTTCGGCACCCCCGGCCAGCAGCGCTTCGTGCAGATGTGGGAGGACATGGCGCGCGGCGCGCTCGGTGCCCTGGTGCTCGTCGACCCCGAGCGGCTGGCCGACTCCTTCCCGGTCATCGACCTCATCGAGCACTACGGCCTCGACTACGCCATCGCCGTCAACCACTTCGACGGCGCTCCGCCGCGCGACGAGCGGGCCCTGCGCGAGGCCCTGGACCTGCTCGACGACACCCCCGTCGTCACCTGCGACGCCCGCGACGAGAAGTCCTCGGCCGCCGCACTGACCACCCTCGTCCGCTACTTGCTGGACCGCACCCGCTAG
- the paaB gene encoding 1,2-phenylacetyl-CoA epoxidase subunit PaaB yields the protein MSAEKPEKQGWPLYEVFVRGKRGLNHVHVGSLHAADDAMALTHARDLYTRRNEGVSIWVVRSEHIAASTRDEKDPFFAPSADKVYRHPTFYDIPDDVPHI from the coding sequence ATGAGCGCCGAGAAGCCGGAGAAGCAGGGCTGGCCGCTGTACGAGGTGTTCGTGCGCGGCAAGCGCGGCCTCAACCACGTCCACGTCGGCTCGTTGCACGCCGCCGACGACGCGATGGCCCTCACCCACGCCCGCGACCTCTACACCCGGCGCAACGAGGGCGTGAGCATCTGGGTCGTGCGCTCCGAGCACATCGCCGCCTCCACCCGCGACGAGAAGGACCCGTTCTTCGCCCCCAGCGCCGACAAGGTCTACCGGCACCCCACCTTCTACGACATCCCCGACGACGTCCCGCACATCTAG
- a CDS encoding roadblock/LC7 domain-containing protein, translating into MNDDLSWMLDSALEIPGALHAVLISADGLLMARTQDFDKDDADRVAAAMSGVQSLSRTLAFFCEDPSQSWRQTLVEFDGGWVFLISAGEGAYLGVSASPDVDMADITFRMQQLVAQLGKRLTTPPRENPGSRS; encoded by the coding sequence GTGAACGACGATCTGTCATGGATGCTCGACAGCGCCCTGGAGATTCCCGGGGCCCTGCACGCGGTCCTGATCTCGGCCGACGGGCTGCTGATGGCCCGGACGCAGGACTTCGACAAGGACGACGCCGACCGGGTCGCCGCCGCGATGAGCGGCGTGCAGTCGCTCAGCCGGACCCTCGCCTTCTTCTGTGAGGACCCGAGTCAGTCCTGGCGGCAGACCCTGGTCGAGTTCGACGGCGGCTGGGTGTTCCTGATCTCCGCCGGCGAGGGCGCCTACCTCGGCGTCTCCGCCTCCCCGGACGTCGACATGGCCGACATCACCTTCCGGATGCAGCAGCTCGTCGCCCAGCTCGGCAAGCGGCTGACGACGCCGCCGCGCGAGAACCCCGGTTCCCGTTCATGA
- the paaC gene encoding 1,2-phenylacetyl-CoA epoxidase subunit PaaC has translation MSDDHVYLTLAEGHEDDTRWAYGTGFEDPLHGVDTTVPEDVDAGELAAECVALADDALVSAQRLAEWVTRAPELEEEVALANIGLDLLGQARLLYSRAGQVDGTGRDEDAYAYFRDPEDFRNVRLAELPGGDFAFAIVRLLVLSSWRLAHFQRLAAHPDPVLSAVAAKGVKELTYHRQYAAEWAVRLGDGTDESHRRMRAALEQVAPYVDELHATHDVREEVADVLRQVTEAAGLPLPVYRPLPGSGRAGEHTEHLVPLLTELQGIARAHPEATW, from the coding sequence ATGAGTGACGACCACGTCTACCTGACCCTGGCCGAGGGACACGAGGACGACACCCGCTGGGCCTACGGCACCGGCTTCGAGGACCCGCTGCACGGCGTGGACACCACCGTGCCGGAGGACGTCGACGCCGGTGAACTGGCCGCCGAGTGCGTGGCGCTCGCCGACGACGCCCTGGTGAGCGCCCAGCGGCTCGCCGAGTGGGTCACGCGCGCGCCCGAGCTGGAGGAGGAGGTGGCGCTGGCCAACATCGGCCTCGACCTCCTCGGCCAGGCCCGCCTGCTCTACTCCCGCGCCGGCCAGGTCGACGGCACCGGCCGGGACGAGGACGCCTACGCCTACTTCCGGGACCCCGAAGACTTCCGCAACGTACGCCTGGCCGAACTGCCCGGCGGCGACTTCGCCTTCGCGATCGTGCGGCTGCTGGTGCTCTCCAGCTGGCGCCTGGCCCACTTCCAGCGGCTGGCGGCCCACCCGGACCCGGTTCTCTCGGCGGTCGCGGCCAAGGGCGTCAAGGAACTGACCTACCACCGGCAGTACGCCGCCGAGTGGGCCGTGCGCCTGGGTGACGGCACCGACGAGTCGCACCGCAGGATGCGCGCGGCGCTGGAGCAGGTCGCCCCCTACGTCGACGAGCTGCACGCCACCCACGACGTGCGCGAGGAGGTCGCCGACGTGCTCCGGCAGGTCACCGAGGCAGCCGGGCTGCCCCTGCCCGTGTACCGCCCGCTGCCCGGCTCCGGCCGCGCCGGCGAGCACACCGAGCACCTGGTGCCGCTCCTCACCGAGCTGCAGGGCATCGCCCGCGCCCACCCGGAGGCGACATGGTGA
- the paaK gene encoding phenylacetate--CoA ligase PaaK, which yields MSSEPTPGPVPAPRRGEPLPHDLLDDAERLSREQLAELQLDRLRATLRHAYDNVELYRKKFDAAGVTPDDCRGLADLSRFPFTTKADLRDTYPFGMFAVPMSEVRRVHASSGTTGRATVVGYTDDDLSMWADVIARSIRAAGGRPGHKVHISYGYGLFTGGLGAHYGAERAGCTVIPASGGMTARQVQIIQDFRPEIIMVTPSYMLTLLDEFERQGVDPRGTSLEVGIFGAEPWTEEMRREIEERMDIHAVDIYGLSEVIGPGVAQECVETKDGLHVWEDHFYPEVVDPLTDAVLAEGEEGEIVFTSLTKQALPVIRYRTRDLSRLLPGTARPAFRRMSKVTGRCDDMIILRGVNVFPTQVEEIVLRTPGVAPHFQIRLTERGRMDHMTVRVEARPGAGPEQREAAARAIGQGVKDGVGVTVEVEIVEPETLERSLGKIRRVSDQRGT from the coding sequence ATGAGCAGCGAGCCGACGCCCGGGCCGGTCCCGGCACCGCGCCGGGGCGAGCCCCTCCCCCACGACCTCCTGGACGACGCCGAGCGGCTGTCCCGGGAGCAGCTCGCCGAGCTCCAGCTCGACCGGCTGCGCGCCACCTTGCGGCACGCCTACGACAACGTCGAGCTGTACCGCAAGAAGTTCGACGCCGCCGGGGTCACGCCCGACGACTGCCGCGGCCTGGCGGACCTCTCCCGGTTCCCCTTCACCACCAAGGCCGACCTGCGGGACACCTACCCCTTCGGCATGTTCGCCGTCCCGATGTCCGAGGTGCGGCGCGTGCACGCCTCCAGCGGCACCACCGGCCGGGCCACCGTCGTCGGTTACACGGACGACGACCTGTCCATGTGGGCGGACGTGATCGCCCGCTCCATCCGCGCCGCGGGCGGCCGGCCCGGCCACAAGGTGCACATCTCCTACGGCTACGGCCTGTTCACCGGCGGCCTGGGCGCGCACTACGGCGCCGAACGCGCCGGGTGCACGGTGATCCCGGCCTCCGGCGGCATGACGGCCCGGCAGGTGCAGATCATCCAGGACTTCCGGCCCGAGATCATCATGGTCACGCCGTCCTACATGCTCACCCTGCTCGACGAGTTCGAACGCCAGGGCGTCGATCCGCGCGGCACCTCCCTCGAGGTCGGCATCTTCGGCGCCGAGCCGTGGACCGAGGAGATGCGCCGCGAGATCGAGGAGCGGATGGACATCCACGCGGTCGACATATACGGGTTGTCCGAGGTGATCGGCCCCGGTGTGGCTCAGGAGTGCGTCGAGACCAAGGACGGGCTGCACGTGTGGGAGGACCACTTCTACCCCGAGGTGGTGGACCCGCTCACGGACGCGGTCCTGGCCGAGGGCGAGGAGGGCGAGATCGTCTTCACCTCCCTCACCAAGCAGGCGCTCCCGGTCATCCGCTACCGCACCCGCGACCTGTCCCGGCTGCTGCCGGGCACCGCGCGGCCCGCCTTCCGCCGGATGAGCAAGGTCACCGGCCGCTGCGACGACATGATCATCCTGCGTGGGGTGAACGTCTTCCCCACCCAGGTCGAGGAGATCGTGCTGCGCACGCCCGGCGTCGCGCCGCACTTCCAGATCCGGCTCACCGAGCGCGGCCGCATGGACCACATGACCGTGCGGGTGGAGGCCCGCCCCGGCGCCGGCCCCGAGCAGCGCGAGGCCGCCGCGCGGGCGATCGGACAGGGCGTCAAGGACGGTGTGGGCGTGACCGTCGAGGTGGAGATCGTCGAGCCGGAGACCCTGGAGCGCTCACTCGGCAAGATCCGCAGGGTGAGCGACCAGCGCGGGACCTGA
- the paaA gene encoding 1,2-phenylacetyl-CoA epoxidase subunit PaaA: protein MTTTDAAEAPPPQPLQEHFDATIARDQRVEPRDWMPEGYRKTLIRQIAQHAHSEIIGMQPEGEWITRAPSLRRKAILFAKVQDEAGHGLYLYSAAETLGADRADLTERLIDGRQKYSSIFNYPTLSFADVGVIGWFVDGAAICNQVPLCRSSYGPYARAMVRICKEESFHQRQGYELLMTMMRGTDAQRAMVQDAVDRWWWPSLMMFGPPDDASPNSARSMAWKIKRHSNDELRQRFVDMTVPQAEKLGVTLPDPRLRWNEERGHHDFGTPDWDELMRVIKGDGPCNAQRIQRRRTAHEEGAWVREAATAHAAKRAARAEKGAAA from the coding sequence ATGACCACGACAGACGCCGCCGAGGCGCCGCCCCCTCAGCCCTTGCAGGAGCACTTCGACGCGACGATCGCGCGCGACCAGCGCGTCGAGCCGCGCGACTGGATGCCCGAGGGCTACCGCAAGACGCTGATCCGCCAGATCGCCCAGCACGCGCACTCGGAGATCATCGGCATGCAGCCGGAGGGCGAGTGGATCACCCGCGCGCCCTCGCTGCGCCGCAAGGCGATCCTGTTCGCCAAGGTCCAGGACGAGGCCGGCCACGGGCTCTACCTGTACTCGGCGGCCGAGACGCTGGGCGCCGACCGCGCGGATCTCACCGAGCGGCTGATCGACGGACGCCAGAAGTACTCGTCGATCTTCAACTACCCGACGCTCAGCTTCGCCGACGTCGGCGTCATCGGCTGGTTCGTGGACGGCGCCGCGATCTGCAACCAGGTGCCGCTGTGCCGCAGCTCCTACGGGCCGTACGCGCGCGCGATGGTGCGCATCTGCAAGGAGGAGTCCTTCCACCAGCGCCAGGGCTACGAGCTGCTGATGACGATGATGCGCGGCACCGACGCCCAGCGCGCGATGGTCCAGGACGCCGTGGACCGCTGGTGGTGGCCGTCCCTGATGATGTTCGGTCCGCCCGACGACGCCTCGCCCAACTCGGCGCGGTCGATGGCCTGGAAGATCAAGCGGCACAGCAACGACGAGCTGCGGCAGCGCTTCGTCGACATGACCGTCCCGCAGGCCGAGAAGCTCGGCGTCACCCTGCCCGACCCTCGGCTGCGCTGGAACGAGGAGCGCGGGCACCACGACTTCGGCACCCCCGACTGGGACGAGCTGATGCGCGTCATCAAGGGCGACGGCCCGTGCAACGCACAGCGGATCCAGCGGCGGCGGACCGCCCACGAGGAGGGCGCCTGGGTGCGCGAGGCGGCCACCGCCCACGCCGCCAAGCGGGCCGCCCGCGCGGAGAAGGGAGCGGCGGCATGA
- the paaI gene encoding hydroxyphenylacetyl-CoA thioesterase PaaI yields the protein MFCADEASRRLGIELVEHGEGTAVLRMAVTPSMVNGHGIAHGGYLFLLADTAFACACNSHGPVTVAAGADIVFVAPAREGDVLVARAEERARFGRSGVYDVTVRRGAEVIAEFRGRSRSVRDTTARETQGTTTKESR from the coding sequence ATGTTCTGCGCGGACGAGGCGTCCCGGCGGCTGGGCATCGAACTGGTCGAGCACGGCGAGGGCACCGCGGTTCTCCGTATGGCCGTGACCCCGTCGATGGTGAACGGGCACGGGATCGCCCACGGCGGCTATCTGTTCCTGCTTGCCGACACCGCTTTCGCCTGCGCCTGCAACAGCCACGGCCCCGTGACCGTCGCCGCGGGTGCCGACATCGTGTTCGTTGCGCCCGCCCGCGAGGGCGACGTGCTCGTGGCCAGGGCCGAGGAACGCGCCCGGTTCGGCCGCAGCGGCGTCTACGACGTGACCGTGCGGCGCGGCGCGGAGGTGATCGCCGAGTTCCGCGGACGCAGCCGCAGCGTGCGGGACACCACGGCGCGCGAGACGCAGGGTACGACGACGAAGGAGTCGCGATGA
- a CDS encoding flavin-containing monooxygenase, with the protein MRVCVIGAGLSGLAVGHALRERGIGFVCLEKADDVGGIWRQPEAGERGPGYQSLHLNTAKQLTGYADYPMPEAYPLYPRHSQFAAYLRSFAEWSGVREHVELRTEVTSVSQEADGMWTVVSRDAEGVVASRRFERVVVASGHHTDPALPDPLPTGAESFTGRILHSLDYRAGTDFAGRRVVVVGLGASAVDIAADLSRHAAETLLSVRRGLHIVPKQLYGMSVDVIAEAPWFNEMSFAERIQWAEQALLVARGKLSDYGLPEPDHPVFSSATTLSDEILSRIRHGAVTPKPAIDSFEADRVVFTDGTSAAADAVVYCTGFHMTWPFLPAGCPVAADGSVELYRRVVPADRPGLFFVGLVRPVGAITRLVEAQARWVAQIIDGDAALPAAQEMREEIDSYLTSIVRRYGRTRGASIQVDVGPYLAEFKESLPV; encoded by the coding sequence GTGCGTGTGTGTGTGATCGGTGCAGGTCTGTCGGGGCTGGCGGTGGGTCATGCCCTGAGGGAGCGGGGCATCGGCTTCGTCTGCCTGGAGAAGGCGGACGACGTAGGCGGCATCTGGCGCCAGCCGGAGGCCGGCGAGCGGGGCCCCGGGTACCAGTCCCTGCACCTCAACACCGCCAAGCAGCTGACGGGTTACGCGGACTACCCGATGCCGGAGGCGTACCCGCTCTATCCCCGGCACAGCCAGTTCGCCGCGTATCTGCGGTCCTTCGCCGAGTGGTCCGGCGTACGGGAGCACGTCGAGCTGCGGACCGAGGTGACGTCCGTGAGCCAGGAGGCGGACGGCATGTGGACCGTGGTCAGCCGGGACGCCGAGGGCGTCGTGGCGTCACGCCGGTTCGAGCGGGTGGTCGTCGCCTCGGGCCACCACACCGACCCCGCGCTGCCCGATCCGCTCCCCACGGGGGCCGAGTCCTTCACCGGAAGGATCCTCCACTCCCTCGACTACCGCGCCGGCACCGACTTCGCCGGGCGGCGCGTGGTGGTGGTCGGGCTCGGCGCCTCCGCGGTCGACATCGCGGCGGACCTCTCCCGGCACGCCGCCGAGACCCTCCTCTCGGTGCGCCGGGGACTGCACATCGTGCCCAAGCAGCTCTACGGCATGTCGGTCGACGTGATCGCCGAAGCGCCCTGGTTCAACGAGATGTCCTTCGCCGAGCGGATCCAGTGGGCGGAGCAAGCCCTGCTGGTCGCGCGCGGCAAGCTGTCGGACTACGGCCTGCCCGAGCCCGACCACCCGGTCTTCTCCTCGGCCACGACCCTCTCGGACGAGATCCTCAGCCGCATCCGGCACGGCGCGGTCACGCCCAAGCCCGCCATCGACTCCTTCGAGGCCGACCGGGTCGTCTTCACCGACGGCACGTCCGCGGCGGCGGACGCGGTCGTCTACTGCACCGGCTTCCACATGACCTGGCCCTTCCTGCCCGCCGGCTGCCCGGTGGCGGCGGACGGGTCGGTCGAGCTGTACCGCCGGGTCGTGCCGGCCGACCGACCCGGACTGTTCTTCGTGGGACTGGTCCGGCCCGTGGGCGCCATCACGCGGCTGGTGGAGGCCCAGGCGCGGTGGGTGGCCCAGATCATCGACGGGGACGCCGCGCTGCCCGCGGCCCAGGAGATGCGGGAGGAGATCGATTCCTACCTCACCTCCATCGTGCGGCGCTACGGGCGGACGCGGGGCGCCTCGATCCAGGTGGACGTGGGCCCGTACCTGGCGGAGTTCAAGGAGTCGCTGCCCGTGTGA
- a CDS encoding DUF742 domain-containing protein: MTGHDGWEPEAPELVRPYVITKGRGLPDEEHLSLITLVTAADGHARRPLRLSPEEQSLLDLCSAGYLSVAEIAGHTHFPLGVVRILLASLMEGGHLMTRPPVARARLADKEILEEVLNGLRAKFG; the protein is encoded by the coding sequence ATGACCGGCCACGACGGCTGGGAGCCCGAAGCACCGGAATTAGTACGGCCGTACGTCATCACCAAGGGCCGCGGCCTGCCCGACGAGGAACACCTCTCCCTCATCACCCTCGTCACGGCCGCCGACGGGCACGCACGGCGGCCACTGCGGCTCTCCCCCGAGGAGCAGAGCCTGCTGGACCTGTGCTCCGCCGGCTACCTGTCGGTCGCCGAGATCGCCGGGCACACCCACTTCCCGCTGGGCGTGGTGCGCATCCTGCTGGCCTCCCTGATGGAGGGCGGCCACCTCATGACCCGTCCGCCGGTGGCCCGCGCCCGCCTGGCCGACAAGGAGATCCTGGAGGAGGTGCTCAATGGGCTCCGCGCCAAGTTTGGATGA
- a CDS encoding tryptophan dimethylallyltransferase family protein: MSAAPTSADLAGAPTLGALTGGQLRRLGAVAGLSAADAEAYAGVLTDVLGPVAERSLSLPPPNRTFLSDDHTPVEFSLSFQPDTAPSLRVLLEPGCGADSLAQEGRAGLEAVRGMARRWNFSTAALDGLRDLFLPPSPHGPLALWIALELEPGGVPKVKVYLNPAARGAERSAATVREALDRLGHRRAFASLPAGSGYPFLALDLGDWAEPRAKVYVRHENLTAGRAGRLSRMMPGPGPAAVEGFYRTAAGTGPDATGLGRRPGLSCHAFTDTASARPSGFTLHIPVRDYARHDGEVLARASRVLRHHGMDDSVLVRALAALTERRPEDGVGLIAYLALAHQQGRAPRVTAYLSSEAYAVRPPAVDAPREPVAVR, from the coding sequence ATGAGCGCCGCACCGACGAGCGCGGACCTCGCGGGCGCACCGACCCTCGGCGCCCTGACCGGCGGCCAGCTGCGAAGACTCGGCGCGGTCGCCGGACTCTCCGCGGCCGACGCCGAGGCCTACGCCGGCGTGCTGACCGACGTCCTGGGCCCGGTGGCCGAGCGGTCCCTGAGCCTGCCGCCGCCCAACCGCACCTTCCTGTCCGACGACCACACCCCCGTGGAGTTCTCCCTCTCGTTCCAGCCGGACACGGCACCCTCCCTGCGGGTGCTCCTGGAGCCGGGCTGCGGCGCAGACAGCCTGGCTCAGGAGGGCCGCGCGGGGCTGGAGGCGGTCCGGGGAATGGCGCGGCGCTGGAACTTCTCCACCGCCGCGCTCGACGGGCTCCGGGACTTGTTCCTGCCTCCGTCCCCGCACGGGCCCCTGGCCCTGTGGATCGCCCTCGAGCTGGAACCCGGCGGCGTGCCCAAGGTCAAGGTCTACCTGAACCCGGCCGCGCGTGGGGCGGAACGTTCCGCCGCGACGGTGCGCGAGGCACTGGACCGACTGGGCCACCGGCGGGCCTTCGCGAGCCTGCCCGCCGGCAGCGGCTACCCGTTCCTCGCCCTCGACCTGGGCGACTGGGCGGAACCCCGGGCGAAGGTCTACGTCCGCCACGAGAACCTCACGGCCGGCCGGGCCGGACGGCTGTCCCGCATGATGCCGGGGCCCGGTCCCGCGGCCGTCGAGGGCTTCTACCGCACGGCCGCGGGGACCGGCCCCGACGCGACGGGACTCGGCCGGCGGCCCGGCCTGTCCTGCCACGCCTTCACCGACACCGCCTCCGCGCGGCCGAGCGGATTCACCCTGCACATCCCGGTCAGGGACTACGCCCGGCACGACGGCGAGGTCCTGGCACGGGCGTCGAGGGTGCTGCGCCACCACGGCATGGACGACTCCGTACTCGTCCGCGCCCTGGCGGCCCTCACCGAGCGTCGCCCCGAGGACGGGGTGGGCCTGATCGCCTATCTCGCCCTCGCCCACCAGCAGGGCCGCGCGCCGAGGGTGACGGCGTACCTCTCCTCGGAGGCGTACGCGGTCAGGCCGCCTGCCGTGGACGCGCCGCGCGAGCCGGTGGCGGTGCGCTGA